tactaataaaaactacagccggtcccgcaaaaaataagagctCCCACcgctcaaccgaaaaataaaaaagttacggctctcagaatgtggtgaaacaaaaccatttttattttaagaattcaattttttttttgtagtaataTATAAGTAGTAATATATAAgtagtaatatataaaaaaaacctatataaatttggtatcaccgtaattgtattgagccgcagaataaagtacagttttcgtttttaccgcacggcgaaagctataaaaacgaaaaccccaaaaattggaatCAGATTTCTTTCCTATATCAGCCTGCAGGGAAATTAGGCTCTGTTGACATCTGCAACAGAGCCTTTGTCACAGTTTCCATCAGATTTGACTGGAAAAATAGTGCTTTATGCTTTGCGCGCTAGAACCCAACGGAACTCATTGTAAGTTAATGTCCTATGTTTGAGTGgtacgtgtgcagcatgtattctaagtgtgtgtgtgtgtatatggtttatagttttatattttggAATCATACTATCATTTGGTTTTGGTATGCTGATATTTTAATATTGCAtattaagatttttattttttttaaccccttcgcgcacctgaATGTAATGGCACGCcctggtgcggggggggggggtatttatgGAGCAGACTCACCACTGAGCCCGCTCtagacgctgcgggtgtcagctgtgtattacagctgatacccgggactaaaacccaggaacagcaatcgcgatattcctggccgtttaaccccttaaatgctgctatCGCGATTGAGGCATTAAgaggggggcagccccctccgacagctcacccCCCCTGCCGCAATTCGttcacggggtgccgatggttgcgctgggagcccaggggcctaatgaaggcccccaggtctgccttcactctgcaaCTGTTAAGCCGTGCCTCTGACAAGAAAAGAAAATAGTAGAACTGGAGTCGTCACGTTTGCTGGTTGGTGCACGCCTCAAAATACTTACAAAAACTAGTAGCCATTTATATAACTATCCTCTTCAgaggtgaaacgttgcatgggtgaataaaggtatacaatatatatatatatatatatatatatatatatatatatatataaagtgctgTGTTGAATTATTTCGATGGTTATCGTCGCCATCGTTGACTTTTCCTTCTGTACTGCTCAAACATTTTATACCGGAAAATAAGACATCTTTCCTGCATGAGCgttgtgaccggtgtatatatattctgCATATAACCTGCTGCTCCCGTTTAGCACTTTTGTAGGATTTTCTGATTTATGAAATATCTAAAGCACAACAGGAAGGCGTCATTTCAAGGAGCATCAGAAACAATGTTCAATGACTTTGTATAGCTGGGGTGTGGGCCCGCTACCGCACAACCCTATTACATGGGcagcagctgggtgtgtgtgATTTAAAATGCTGGGACTGATTTTATCGCCTGGTTTCAAGTGCACACCACTGCCCTATGCTATCCCCTTGTGCCCACATCAACCTCAATTACATGCAGTGATAGGTGACTTTTTAAGTTGCCTGTGAGCAAATGAGACATTTTGGGAGGATCCTCCATAGAAAGATGTGGTGTGAACAAGGCTTTAGCCTTATGGACTAATGTGCACCTCTGAACAACTGGTGTAACAGTGCCAGGGAATACAACCATGAAATGATGCGTCGTCTTCCCCAGAGATTGTGCATTTCGGAGTGAAATTTCTTCTTGTATGCCCCTAAGTTTTTTGCATATAAGGTCTTCAGGACCGCCAGCGAGATCAATAATATCCACTGATGTTTGGCCTTTCTTTAGGTTCAGCAGGTACAGGGGgggcatgtatgtgtgtgtgaagaggacagtgtgatggcatgacGTGTTGCCATCGGCGGATGGAGACTGCACAATTTGCTGGATGTAGAATAAACTGGGAATTAATCCAGCTTGATGGAGACAGCCGAAGAAAAGGGCAACAGTGACATTAAACAAGACAATAACGCATTTTGTTTTCATTGTTCTATTATAATTGGAAACTAATAAGACCAATGGTACTACCAGGGGGATGAGGAAACGAGGTTCTTGGTGGTTAAAAAAGGACAGAAACAGGAACGGTACAAAATAAAACATTACCAGTAAGCTGGTTCGCTGGGAGGAGAACCTCTCATACTGACTTTTACTAGAGTTATTTTTGCTCCTTCTCAGGTTTTTTAACAAATTAACGCCAGAACACACAGCAGACAGGTGGAATAATCCAAACAGCATAAAACCATTCACTGCCATGTGAGTAATTCGAGGATGAACCCCGTGATGGGCAAGATTTTCAGGGTTGAAGTTATAATGCAAGAAATTTATAGGTGTTAGAATTGTGTTTTTCATTATCTGCTCCATGAAACCTTCCTTACTGTTCATAGAAAGTGGCCAGCGTCCTGTATAGTATATGGTGTCAGCCACTATAAATATGACCGAGAAGAGAACTGCACTAGGCACTATCTTCATTACAGTCATTGATGTGTGTGAGAAATAGGATAGGTGCCGGCCACTTTGGGAAGCCCAGTATATTACTGGCACCAAAGCAAAACAGAGAAAAGTGGGTCTGTTAAAAAAGCCAACCGTCAAGACGAAGCCAATAAAATGATGAGACTTTGCTTTACAAGAATTAGGTGCAGGGTTACGTCCACCAGGTGATATAAGTAGCAGGAGAAGAGCAAACAGCACACCCTCTACAGCATTGCTGAATGTTCTGGTGTAGAAAACCAGAGTCACCGGAGACATTGCCAGGAGAACCAACGCCTTCCATGGGTTAGAGCCCCAGGCTGAAGCTACCTGATGCACCGTATAGTCCAGTACGAAGGAGAGGACTGTTATGATGAGACGAGGAAATACCAGAAGAATGTAACTGTAATTGAGAACCATCTCAGACCTGAATCTATGTAATTTGTCAATAATCCAGAAGGCTGTGCCAGATGTAAGAAGCGGTATGAGCACTGTCCTGCAGGGGGAGGCAGAGAGAAATTCCCAAGGGCGAGTGATTTCCAGATCTAATATGTCACCtaacagggaaaaaaataaatcagattTATACTTTTATCATAACTTATAATTGGACTATAGGCTATGATTATGTGAAGATCCAACTTGTGATCAGATTGTTATGTATATTGTGTACAAAGAGTAATTGTTTCTAAACAGGATCCAAATGATTTCTTTACATTGACCAGAGTGCGTACTTTACTGCTATGGTGACGACTTAAATGGACACTAGACCTAGAAGTCAACTTGTCTACTGATTAGTTTGTAGTGACATCTACAAGCTCatgaaactgttgtagaaaggaagGATCTGCCGGAGAAAGAAAAAGAGCCTTTCACACTCTCTGGTTTTCTCTAAGTATTAAGGGGGCAGGGATTAACCAAAGAAGGGGTGCCTTATGTCCAttgcaataaataaataagtggagGTCACTACTACGTCTCAGCCTGACACAAAGCAGTGCAAGTGCCCTTTCCAAAGCTTAAGCTTAAAAGGGGGAGAATAAGGGGGTGTTAAAATGGAAGCCCCAGGAAAATGGagatttgttttcatttttacccttTGAAATAGAACAGAATAGTATCAAGGGAGAGGAGTATACAATGGAATTTTCATGTcatcttttgttttgtttttctcttcttatttaacgttttttttttttataggtaacGTTTATTAAGATCATATGATACAGAGGTACAAAGAAATTCACATATAGTAGTAATGGACCCAGGTAGCTGGTGGGCAAAAATTATAAGCAGAACACCAAATTGCCAATAGCAAATGAATTAGCCCGTTTCCAAGGTACCTAACAAATACTTTTAGATGAACATTAAACGTAACTTTTATTGATACTGAATAATGAACAAACACTTATAATTAAAAACCCAATGCAGACTGATGATCCAAGTGGTCATGTATTTTGTATCACCTATCAATGCGGTCAAATTTCGTTGCAGTCTATGCAATGCAATTGAGAATCCACTGCACTTAGGAAGTGCACAGAGACAGCGGCTGCAGTCCACTTACAATAGGACACCAGATTACAGATACTGCATTGTAATAAAATGATCtagatagccccccccccccccccccaacatgtttcacAACAGCTGTGGCGTCCTTAGGGGTATTGGGGCTTATGGCGGCGAACGCTAACATCTCCCCTATTTATGAGCTTCCCACTAGCGTCACACAGGACTTTAAGGAGGCAGTGAGAACAGAATGTCATAGACAAATTGAGGTGGTCCTGTGATATTCTGTTCTCACGGACTCCTTAAATGGCTATTCTTATACTCCCCTTCTTTGAAATTATGATCAAATACTCTTTAGAGATTGTTGCTAAATAAGAGACCAATAATTTATAGTAGTGAGATCAACAGGGTAATACCGTCATGTAGAGCACTCAATAATATATACAGCTATTCAGTCATTCTTTGAGTTTTATCTACAGTTAAATTCTTTCTATCTCTGCTAAACTAACTATGGTACTCACCTTTGTAAAACTATGTCCACTGACGTGCAGTGGACCGGAATCTATActtgttaggctttgttcacatctgcagtaGGGCTCTGTTCCAACGTTtcctctgagctttccgtcggaacggagccctgacaaaccagaggtttccgtttccatcaccattgatttcactggtgacggatccggtgccaatggtttacatttgtctccgttgtgacgctattgattccgtcaaaccaacggaacccatgcacaacagagacaaacggaaactattggcaTTGGATCCgtcaccagtgaaatcaatggtgatggaaacggaaacctatggtttgtcagggctccgttccgacggaaagctcagagggaacgtcggaacggagccctagcgcagatgtgaaagaagccttactcCGTTGCGTGTATCTATCATCACCACAAATGTGCGGAAAAGATTTACTGATTGGCTGAACCCGTGCACTTCTGATTGGTGCACACATATGTCCATCACTACCTCCCAGATGGCTTGACTGGCTATGACTATTCTAAATAGCGTCACACAGGACAGTCTGTCAAGAGCCAGAGGGAAACTCATAAATGGGGGagatgttaggctatgttcacactaagttttttgcaggcagaaaaatcggcTCCGGTTttgtttaagtggttttgcaccacaggcgttttttgccacgtttattttgccgcgttttttacctatttcttcaacaggcaaaggataaAACCACAGGCGGTTTTTGACATAAAACGTGTCTAGACACGCGTCAGCCGTTTGCGGTGTTTTTtccttctcccattgatttcaatggggtttttgaggaggAAAACGCATCAAGgcctagggcatgtcgcttctttttcccgcaagcgttttttttttgctcgctggaaaaaaacgcctccacctcccactgAAAACAATGGAAGGCAATTTCGTCAGTTTTTTGCCActgcaaaaaacgtgtaaaaaaacctctgtgtgaacagggccttagtgttcGCCACCACAAGTCTAAATACCCCTGAGGACACCACAGCTATCTAAATAATTTTATAACAATGTGGTATCTGAAATCTGGTGTCCTATTCAGTGTTCCCTGTCAGGTGCGCGGCCGTGCACCTTCCACGGTCCGCCcactcactaaagtttaaagcctgcGCATTGTCATGGGCGGATGCAGTGGCATCGCTAGAACCGGAGGgcgctctggtgctagcgactgccacattcatttgtatgtgagccctcaggacgcagatacaaacgaatactataggctgcaggccacattaggcctgcagcctataaggcgctgggaatttccctgcacaggccggtgtgatgatgtcacatcatCACGCCAGTCTGCACATGCGTCCCATCCGAGAGAAAGTGTAGCGCTCCGTCCATCACGggaaggtaagtacaatcttttttgagggggctgtgtgtaaatatacagggggggattgctttgtagcactatataccagggtagagggagctgtgtagcactatatactagggatgcacggtgcatcgaaacttcgatactgtttcgatactgtgcatccctaaacggttcgataccactatttcctgtatttcgatactgagctgcgcagccgcacagctcagtatagtaatacatgaatgtatgggagcgcggcttgcCTCCagcgcctgaactgccgctcattagtgcagcgccggcagcacctccttatgctgaccgcgcgcgcacttcctgtcaggagcggggcaatggctgtattacacagctgcagccccgctctataacggcggagatcagagaaacctctcatctccgccgttattcccgtgaatgctgcgatcacagctgactgcagcattcaggagaaaatgagaaggggggatgcccctggatcgcgtcacagggaattcctgtgacgcgatcgagggccataccatatatgggcatacagcccagggtctattgacggaccccagggctgtcttaccatatttcatgttgttaggacatacttgggtatgtcctaacaactgcctgtgtgctatacatacacaggctaatgtactggcacatatctgatatatgtcagtacattaaagtttaaaaataaagtaaaaacaaagtattgttaaatttaaaaaaaaatacacattcaccttttttacaataaacattaaaataagtctcaatacataaaatatacacattcagtaatgacGCGCACGAGAATTTTTTGCAtcgtttatgatgtgtgcgctgtaaaaaaataaaataaaataaaaactgctttctatcacttattgtggggcacgaggtgcgatgatgaatttaacctccatgtgcctcacattaatagtaattaaccccatcatgtacctcgcacattaacccattatgactgagaaacatgatgggattaattactattaatgtgaggcgcattcaaaattcatcacacgtcgcgcctcacatcagaaaacggaagaatttttttttattactgttggcaaagtatcgaaattggtatcgaaatcgcaattctacacgaagtatcggtatcgaagtccaaattctggtatcgtgacatccctactatatacaagggagggctgtatagcactatatacaaggggaggggggctgtgtgttaatacatacagggggaggggggattgatgtgtggcagtatatacaaggggaggggggattgctgtgttgcactatatacaagggaaggggggattgctgtgtggcactatatacaagggaagaggggattgctgtgtggcactatatacaaggtaaggggggattgctgtgtggcactatatacaaggggaggggggattgctgtgtggcagtatatacaaggggagggggattgctgtgtggcaatatatacaaggggaggggggattgctgtgtggtactatatacaaagggagggggattgctgtgtggcagtatatacaaggagagggggctgtgtagcactatatacagggggaggggggctgtgtgtcagtatatacaaggggagggggattgctgtgtggcagtatatacaaggtgagggggattgctgtgtggcagtatatacaagcggAGGTGGGattggtgtgtggcagtatatacaaggggaggggggattgctgtgtggcaatatatacaaggggagggggattgctgtgtggaaatatatacaaggggagggggaattgctgtgtggcactatatacaaggggaggggtattgctgtgtggcactatatacaaagggaggggggattgctgtgtggcagtatatacaaggggaggggggattgctgtgtggcagtatatacaaggggagggggattgctgtgtggcaatatatacaaggggaggggggattgctgtgtggtactatatacaaagggagggggattgctgtgtggcagtatatacaaggagagggggctgtgtagcactatatacagggggaggggggctgtgtgtcagtatatacaaggggagggggattgctgtgtggcagtatatacaaggtgagggggattgctgtgtggcagtatatacaagcggAGGGGGGattggtgtgtggcagtatatacaaggggaggggggattgctgtgtggcaatatatacaaggggagggggattgctgtgtggaaatatatacaaggggagggggaattgctgtgtggcactatatacaaggggaggggtattgctgtgtggcactatatacaaggggaggggggattgctgtgtggcagtatatacaaggggagaggggattgctgtgtggcagtatatacaaggggagtggggcagtttggcagtatatacaaggggaaggggggctgtgtagcactatataccaggggagagggagctgtgtagcactatatacaagggggggctgtatagcactatatacaaggggaggggggctgtctggtaatatatacagggggagggggctgtgtgggagtatatacaagggagggggattgctgtgtggcagtatatacaaggggaggggggattgctgtggcagtatatacaaggtgagggggattgctgtgtggcactatatataaggggaggggggattggtgcgtggcagtatttacaaggggaggggggattgctgtgtggtactatatacaaagggagggggattgctgtgtggcagtatatacaaggggaaggggggctgtatagcactatatacaaggggagggggctgtgtggtaatatatacagggggaggggggctgtgtggcagtatatacaagggagggggattgctgtgtggcagtatataccaggggagggggattgctgtgtggcactatatacaaggggaggggggattggtgtgtgccagtatatacaaagggagggggattgctgtgtggcaatatatacaaggagaggggggattgctgaatggtactatatacaaggggagaggggttgctgtgtggcactatatacaatgggatgggaggctgtgtagcaatatatacaaggggagagggggctgtgtagtactatatacagggggaggggggctgtgtggcagtatatacaaggtgagggggattgctgtgtggcactatatatatatataaggggaggggggattggtgtgtggctgtatatacaaggggaggggggattgctgtgtggcaaaatatacaaggggagggggattgctgtgtggcaatatatacaaggggagggggaattgctgtgtggcactatatacaaggggaggggtattgctgtgtggcagtatatacaaggggagggggactgtgtggcactatatacaaggggagaggggattgctgtgtggcagtatatacaaggggagtggggctgtgtggcagtatatacaatgggatggggggctgtgtggcagtatatacaatgggatggggggctgtgtagcactatatacaaggggagagggggctgtgtagcactatatacagggggaggggggctgtgtggcagtatatacaaggggagggggattgctgtctggcagtatatacaaggggaggggggattgctgtgtggcagtatatagaaggggaagggggctgtgtagcaccatatacaagggaaaATGGAGGATTGCTGTGTgatagtatatacaaggggaggggggctgtgtagcagtatatacaagggggattgctgtgtagcacaatatacaatgggagggggatgtgttgcagtatatacaggggattgctgtgtagcactatatagaaggggagggAGGGctatgtagcgctatatacaagggggggctgtgtagcactgtatacaaggggaaaGGGGtgcgtggcagtatatacaaggggagggggattgctgtgtggcagtatatacaaggggaggggggggattgctgtatggcagtatatacaaggagagggggtatTGCTGTTGGCagtacatacaaggggaggggggaattgctgtgtgacagtatatacaaggggagggggattgctgtgtggcagtatatactatCGGAGGGGGGattactgtgtggcagtatatacaaggggaggagggattgctgcttggcactatatacaagggaagggggattgctgtgtggcaatatatacaaggggagggggattgctgtgtggcagtatatactatCGGAGGGGGGATTACTGTGTGGCAgtctatacaaggggaggggggatcgctgtgtggcactatatacaaggggagggggattgctgtgtggcagtacatacaaggggaaggggtaattgc
This genomic stretch from Rhinoderma darwinii isolate aRhiDar2 chromosome 4, aRhiDar2.hap1, whole genome shotgun sequence harbors:
- the PIGZ gene encoding GPI alpha-1,2-mannosyltransferase 4 isoform X1 produces the protein MVYSREHIHTGGAIKEKMLWGALSILRVMWCLAPQKGYLHPDEFFQSPEVIAGDILDLEITRPWEFLSASPCRTVLIPLLTSGTAFWIIDKLHRFRSEMVLNYSYILLVFPRLIITVLSFVLDYTVHQVASAWGSNPWKALVLLAMSPVTLVFYTRTFSNAVEGVLFALLLLLISPGGRNPAPNSCKAKSHHFIGFVLTVGFFNRPTFLCFALVPVIYWASQSGRHLSYFSHTSMTVMKIVPSAVLFSVIFIVADTIYYTGRWPLSMNSKEGFMEQIMKNTILTPINFLHYNFNPENLAHHGVHPRITHMAVNGFMLFGLFHLSAVCSGVNLLKNLRRSKNNSSKSQYERFSSQRTSLLVMFYFVPFLFLSFFNHQEPRFLIPLVVPLVLLVSNYNRTMKTKCVIVLFNVTVALFFGCLHQAGLIPSLFYIQQIVQSPSADGNTSCHHTVLFTHTYMPPLYLLNLKKGQTSVDIIDLAGGPEDLICKKLRGIQEEISLRNAQSLGKTTHHFMVVFPGTVTPVVQRCTLVHKAKALFTPHLSMEDPPKMSHLLTGNLKSHLSLHVIEVDVGTRG
- the PIGZ gene encoding GPI alpha-1,2-mannosyltransferase 4 isoform X2; amino-acid sequence: MLWGALSILRVMWCLAPQKGYLHPDEFFQSPEVIAGDILDLEITRPWEFLSASPCRTVLIPLLTSGTAFWIIDKLHRFRSEMVLNYSYILLVFPRLIITVLSFVLDYTVHQVASAWGSNPWKALVLLAMSPVTLVFYTRTFSNAVEGVLFALLLLLISPGGRNPAPNSCKAKSHHFIGFVLTVGFFNRPTFLCFALVPVIYWASQSGRHLSYFSHTSMTVMKIVPSAVLFSVIFIVADTIYYTGRWPLSMNSKEGFMEQIMKNTILTPINFLHYNFNPENLAHHGVHPRITHMAVNGFMLFGLFHLSAVCSGVNLLKNLRRSKNNSSKSQYERFSSQRTSLLVMFYFVPFLFLSFFNHQEPRFLIPLVVPLVLLVSNYNRTMKTKCVIVLFNVTVALFFGCLHQAGLIPSLFYIQQIVQSPSADGNTSCHHTVLFTHTYMPPLYLLNLKKGQTSVDIIDLAGGPEDLICKKLRGIQEEISLRNAQSLGKTTHHFMVVFPGTVTPVVQRCTLVHKAKALFTPHLSMEDPPKMSHLLTGNLKSHLSLHVIEVDVGTRG